The genomic region NNNNNNNNNNNNNNNNNNNNNNNNNNNNNNNNNNNNNNNNNNNNNNNNNNNNNNNNNNNNNNNNNNNNNNNNNNNNNNNNNNNNNNNNNNNNNNNNNNNNNNNNNNNNNNNNNNNNNNNNNNNNNNNNNNNNNNNNNNNNNNNNNNNNNNNNNNNNNNNNNNNNNNNNNNNNNNNNNNNNNNNNNNNNNNNNNNNNNNNNNNNNNNNNNNNNNNNNNNNNNNNNNNNNNNNNNNNNNNNNNNNNNNNNNNNNNNNNNNNNNNNNNNNNNNNNNNNNNNNNNNNNNNNNNNNNNNNNNNNNNNNNNNNNNNNNNNNNNNNNNNNNNNNNNNNNNNNNNNNNNNNNNNNNNNNNNNNNNNNNNNNNNNNNNNNNNNNNNNNNNNNNNNNNNNNNNNNNNNNNNNNNNNNNNNNNNNNNNNNNNNNNNNNNNNNNNNNNNNNNNNNNNNNNNNNNNNNNNNNNNNNNNNNNNNNNNNNNNNNNNNNNNNNNNNNNNNNNNNNNNNNNNNNNNNNNNNNNNNNNNNNNNNNNNNNNNNNNNNNNNNNNNNNNNNNNNNNNNNNNNNNNNNNNNNNNNNNNNNNNNNNNNNNNNNNNNNNNNNNNNNNNNNNNNNNNNNNNNNNNNNNNNNNNNNNNNNNNNNNNNNNNNNNNNNNNNNNNNNNNNNNNNNNNNNNNNNNNNNNNNNNNNNNNNNNNNNNNNNNNNNNNNNNNNNNNNNNNNNNNNNNNNNNNNNNNNNNNNNNNNNNNNNNNNNNNNNNNNNNNNNNNNNNNNNNNNNNNNNNNNNNNNNNNNNNNNNNNNNNNNNNNNNNNNNNNNNNNNNNNNNNNNNNNNNNNNNNNNNNNNNNNNNNNNNNNNNNNNNNNNNNNNNNNNNNNNNNNNNNNNNNNNNNNNNNNNNNNNNNNNNNNNNNNNNNNNNNNNNNNNNNNNNNNNNNNNNNNNNNNNNNNNNNNNNNNNNNNNNNNNNNNNNNNNNNNNNNNNNNNNNNNNNNNNNNNNNNNNNNNNNNNNNNNNNNNNNNNNNNNNNNNNNNNNNNNNNNNNNNNAgtataaaagggaaaaaaaaaaaaaaaactctaacTTTAAATCCACGGTCTTGGTCATTCCACGTAACCTCcataatattcttaattttatttttaattactatttccaaaaaaaaaaaaaaaaggggaggAAGGCTCTCTCTACGGCATGTTTCCTccatcttctctctctctctcttctcatTTGCTCTCttggaattaaaaaaaaaaaaatcaaaacgcttcttcatcttctttcaaaatttctagggtttttctctctctcgttACTATTTGTTCTCTCTCTAAACGAAGTCCCtaaattttccacttctccAAGAAATCTCaggtttgttctttctttattttcgtAATTGACTTCTTCTTTGTTATTTTCGTTCTGTTTTGGAATCTTAGTTGGATTTTTTTGCGGTTTTGAAaccctagggtttttgtttggTTGCTAAGAACTTAAGAAGGAatggaattgaaaatttgaaattttgggaACTGACGTCTGCTCTGTTAAGAATTTTGATATTAGGCGCagttgagatttttttttttaaaaaaaaatttgggttagtcttaagttaatttatttatatatataatttgtgaaattaaataatttaaattttactctGTTTAGTTAGTTTTAATGaaagtttttccttttttgttcttataaGCAAAAAGATTTATAGTTATAGAGATTTTTGTGAATGTTATTTAACAGTAGCGGAAATTCGTTAAAGCAATCAATAGACTTGCCGGAATGCGCTTTGTAATTAGAGGAGGCCTAAGCTTATTAGCTTtatggagaaaatgaaaactgtagttgaaaattttgtttttaactgGCTCCACTTGGTCACCACTGATTAATGAGTCTGATTACGTTGTCTGCGTGGGATTTAGAGGGGAGTGTAAACTAATCAAAGCTTGAAGATAGAGGAAAAAACAATAATTgtggaaattttatttttggaaaattttgatatgctGTGGTATAAAAAGTCTTGGTGTACGATGGTTGTGAAAAGAAATATCTTTGAAACACTTGAAAATAGTCTTATGGCAGAATTGGGGAAGTTTTCCCACTTGAGGTTTATATCATGGACTCTCCAATGGAGGGTAAAGGTAAAACCTACTAGTTTAAGAAGGGATTTCTTTTAGGTTATGTAAGTAAGCCTCATTGCGGGATAGTTTGCTGGGCatgttgtttttgttaatAGATTGTTGCCCATTTCGTGGGCTTCTTAGTTGCATCAAGTTTTGGCTGTGGGTCTCTTGGGTATGAGAGTTAGAATTTGCTAAAATGAACTTGTATCTATCTTCTTTGGGCGGGTGGGCCTCCGCTGCTTTTTGAGAACTCTAAATCAATCCCATTTGCGAACATAGTAAAGAGTTAAGAGATTTTGGAACGTATTAATTGTTTCCCTGATCCAAGTAATTGTCAATTCACATATAAAAAAACCTGTCAtactaagaaaacaaaaggagaaagcaaataagtatttttaaaaaatatctaaaagaaaacaaaaggagaAAGCAAACATGCTTACGTTAACGGGTATCAAAACCCAATTCAGAAGGCCCAGAGAGTTTGGTTTTTAATTACTAGACGGGGCCCGGGAAGACGCTCTTTGGTAGACATGATACGGCGTCGTTCGTCTGTTATAGAAAAGCGCGAGGCCAAGTATGTTCGGCCTATTGATAAAAATCACACCCAGCCCGAGTAAGCCTTCCTCAGTTCTTCTCTCTCAAACCAAACCCAGCCTACTCACCAGCAATTCCTCCCTCTCTCCGGTCTCCACAGCCAGACCCAGTTTGTATCGCGTTTCTCCTTTTTCATTGATTCTGCATATGATGTTTTTGATTGAAGCATTTcaattaatttcaattggaATATGAAACGGATTagctttatgaagttttttCATCGCACTGTGCAGCTTCTGCGTTTAACAAGACCATGCAAAAATTACAGCTTCTGAAATGATTGAACAGTTGGTTTGGTAACGCTGCTTTTTCAAAATGGGGGAACAAGCGTTTTTTGATAGAATGATGGGTCATCTCCGTTCAACTTGCAAGTAAGATAATTCATTTACCCTTACTGTTACGAATACTAATGCAATtacattattttcaataactttgtttttggttttgattaAGTAGTTTTAAGCATTTAATGTATTAATAAGAATGTTGTTTGATAGAGACTTTCTGTTAACCTTATCTATTTGTGACAATTCAAGGTATTATACTGGTTATCCAAAAGATCTTGGGCCATCACGGGTTATTCATTTCACATCTGAGCGTGAATTTGTCCAGCTCCTTCATCAAGGTCGCCCAGTCGTTGTTGCATTCACTATCAGGTCACTTGAAACCCAAATCCCGCTCTTTCCCTTTTGTATAGTTTTCTGTATTATATCTGATTTTATAGTCTTTATTATAATGCAGGGGAAACTACACAATGCATCTTGATCGAGTGCTGGAGGAAGCTGCTGCTGAGTTCTATCCGAATGTTAAATTTATGCGCGTAATGTTTTTCTTCTGAGAATGCGTTTCTGTTTTAAAGAAAGGGGTTGTTACTCATTACATTATTACAGTCTCACTAAAGCATGGTCCTATGTGATTGTCGGCTAAAATGAGAGTATGCTTCTAATCTTTAGCATCTTCAGCATAAAATGGATGCTCTGTACACACTCTTGTCTGTCTGCTAGGGGACAGGCTGACAGCTATTTTTGATTTGGAAGCCTCGAACTCAAACCTTGGGGAAGGATTATGGTTTATGAAATGCGAGGGTCATTTCGCATTATGTAGTACAAGGCAAAGAACTTCTATGTGCTAAAAGTATCACTGCACCAAATAAGAGCCCtctgttgttgttgttgtttctATAATTCAATGACAGAATTTGTGCTATCTCACCATACTTtagtttctttattcttttcttactgTCACAATCTAGTTTCTTGTGTCATTCTTTTCCAGGTTGAGTGCCCTAAATATCCAGGGTTTTGCATAACACGGCAGAAAAAGGAATATCCATTCATTGAAATATTCCATAGTCCAGAACAAGTATGTGACTTCTCTTTATGTATACTTTCTCCTCTACTGCTATTTGCTTGTTTTGGTccatttttcaataatttgcCATTAACTGGTCACAGCATGCCAAAGTTAAAGACATCTAATTGGGAGTTGTTTAGGGCTTGcatgtttttttaaaacatgcaTAAATCTAACAGTTGCAATACCTATAATAATTCCTGATTGGCAATGATTGCCATTTGCATGAAGAAACAGTCCTTATAGTTGTATGGCTAGATAAATGGGTGTAGTTGAAACTGATGCCAATTGTAACAGTGTTTTGCATGTGTTGGTAGTTAGAGGCATTGGATGTGGTTGTGCCTTCAGTTTGTGGTGCAGCAGGAGATGTGTTGTGTGGCTGAGTGAAATTATACTGCTAAGAAAATTTCAGTGACTTTTCTTTGGtggtttcttctttcttctaacttcgaaattaaaacaaatgtgaaatttgatttcCGTTATTTCCATTTTGAGGCTTTTGAACAaatgtgattttcttttccGTTTTAAGAAAGTTGGAGTTTGCTTAAGCTGCGGAACTGGTGATATTGACAAAATCTAAGCAAAAGATTATTCTTATTTGGACCAGTTATTTTTTCTGGCCAATGTAAAACAGTTATAGTAACCATGAAGATGTCATTTTCAGCAGTTCAACCTTGAGGGAGAGTTCCAATAAAGAAACGGGGTATTCATGCATGGGCTCTTGTATTTTAGAGTCTGGGGAGGGTAAATGCATGCAACAGTACTACTGCTTTATAGAGTGGCTGTTTTTGCAGCTTGAACTTGTGAGCTCTAGATACTTTGAGCCAAAGCTCACCTTGGGGGAGAGTTCTGAGAGTTTACGCAGTTTAACTACTTTATTATACATAGTTTTCCCATAAGTTCATCTGACATTAAGCTGCATTGATACGAATCTTATCGGcacaatttattttattctttaatttctgTTGTAGTTCATGTTGGATTCTATGTTTAGTAATAATCTTGTCAATCTATTAATTTGTGCCTGATTGGTTGTGGATGCTGTATATTGTTGCTGGAGATATGGATTTTGAAAATGTTACAATGTAAGGTGGCCAGATTACTGTGTTAGcatttaatatgaaattatattGCAGGCAGCCGACCAAGGGAGGGTTGCTGATAAAAGTATTACAAGATATTCTGTAAAAGTTCTACCTGTGAGTTTTGGTGCATTCTTCTTTTCCTAAAATTTGTTATGATTTTAATAGCATATCAGATGCTTTCAACCATTCTTATCTTTTTAGCTTTGTTCCTATATGTTTCCCTCTGCAAATATAAGCTTTTCAGGTTTTCCTCTGTTTATATGTGAATGCTTTTCATATAGTAGGTTTCTGGGCATTCTGTACGTTGAAAAGGGTTTATACCTGATCATTGTTCATTTCATTTGTCGGTCACTTGGTTTTATAGAATTTTATACTAATGAATACATAGAAAAGCTGGTGAATATGAATTTATCTACTCATGTATAAAGTTACACTTATACagtgttcttttttttttattattattcttgtGTTTCGACTCCCTTTATTTTGGTGCACTTTCATGATGTTGTTATCTGTTGGCTCTCACATCTATGTTATGTAGTTCAACTATGATCTCAGCGCTTATGGATTTAGAGAATTCTTCAAGCGCCATGGGATACAGACGTGAGATCCAAAGTAAAGACGTGAGCACAAATATAAATGCTtacccttttctttctctggCTTAAGAACTTTGGGTTGATTATCGTGTTTGTAAAATGAATGATGATTATGCTTTAGCGAGTCTGAATGGTTTGTTTTTTATGTTGTAGTCGTGGATACAGCACTTCCTCCTAAATAGCCCTCTTTCTCCCCCGGTTCCTGATGCTTAAACACTGCTTGGTACATGCACAAAGTTTTGCATAAACACTTTTTAGAATAATGGATATTTGGGTTTTGCAACTTGTAATTgagtatttgatttaaagcTGGGTGTATAGATGAGTTATTCAAAAAGTCATTTTAGTAGGATTCTGTACTAGGAgtataaatattcaaatatatttattgaGACCAGTTGAAGACGGTAGAGTTTCCAACTACACAAATACTATTGATGAAGAGTTATCACATGCCCATCTTTTCCCTCCTATTCTTAGCAAGATTGTTGAAAAGGATGTTGCCCGTATGTTTCTATTAGCTTAGATGATTTGGTTTCATAGACCACTCAAATTGTTAGATGAATGATTCTCAGACAGCTTTGTCACTTGTCTTTTCAAATTCTGACTCTTCATCAATGGAACCACGAGAGCGGGGACAGTCTTAATATTGTCGCCTCCTAATGTTTACAAGTTGTAAAGCTCCTcaatttatgataattttccaaaataaatatagataaatttcaaaaattaaaagaactaaatatttcttttactattgaaaaattaaaatataatcattTCTCTATCAATGATTTCTCAAGTTGACTCAGACTTTTGGTATACTATTCATCAATAGTCTCGCAAGGACATTCACTCACAAGATGCTTCTTCTCTAAGGCTCTTAAAAGCATCTTTTCACTCTTAAAACTTACAAATTaacttttataatataaaatcaaaagcatcttttcactctttaaacttaaaaaataacttttataaTACAAAAGTTCAAGatagaataaaattaagaCACAAtgtgaaataataaaattaatattgtaACTCTTCAACTCCACTTACTTTTTAACATTTTGAACAACTTTCTTCCATAACTTGATCTCGGGCCATTATCTGTGCAACGACTAAGTAGATAAAATCCATTTGACCCAAGTAAGCTTTTCCCTAAGCAATCACATGCACATCATTGTCATAGAATCATTCATACACTCAACAATGTGTACTATCACACAATTATGGAATTCAACTCATAAtgcataaatataaattcatttGATCATTAATAACAATTACACATGTGGTTTCATGTATTCATTCATATAAACATTCATATGCACAATCTATGTGCTCATATTGGTTTACAAGCCACCACATTTGTTCTCATAAAATATCCATGTCAAGTATAATGTCAGTTGATGGCTACATAACATTAAAGTTCCCAATATCACATCAACATAAGTAAATAAGATTAACTCATTAGCGCAACATGACTTAACACCTTGGGCTTCAAGAGGCTTCCTTAGACACTTACTAAAGAAAGATTTGAAGCTCCTTTTCATGATAGGGTGACCAAGCTAATTATTGATTTGAAACacatataaaatttacatgTGAATGAGCTATAAAAACTCAATGAGTAGACGAGAGGAGGACAAGccaaaaggaaagaatttttCACATAAACCACATTTAAGTAAATATTCATTTAAAGTAAAGCTTAATCTTAATCAAAAAGTTGAAATCAAGTTGTTTTTCACACACTAATGAAGGATTTTTAATCGAAATCCAAGGTAGtttaagttaaaataaagGAATAAAAGTACTCGAAAAATCCTTTAAGAGATGAAAAACAACCAAATTTCTCTAAAAAATTGATAACTTCTCGAGGGGTATCCATACTTTCCATCTAGAGAGCTATTAAGAGTCAAGTATAGATACTTTTGGTAAAGGTATCGATATTTTTTTCATACAAAATGCCCCTCCCTCTCAGGCATTCTACCTACTAGATATTGATACTTGTTCATGTAGTATTGATACTTCCTGCATCTAGCTTAGAAATTGGGTGAATTGTCAATAAGAATGAGTTCTCCAACATGTGCAATTTTTATTGTCACTTAGTATAACCTGATTCCCAATCGAATATAAGTATAAATCATAAATCAACCACAAAATCAACTCCACATGTCCATTTTAACTAGTAATCCAACATTTAACCAATATTACATTTCATCCACCTTGGCACTATCATAATAGGCACATTTAAGGGTGTCAACATGAAGATAGTGATTATTCTGCCCCATTATTAAGGCAAGGGTAGTGGCATTATTGGCCTCACTTATGGTCAAAAAGATAATGGTATTCCATCCGCACCACGATAATGGTATTCTTGACCCCACTTATaggtaaaaaaataatggtgTTTTCGCCCCACTAATAGGCCACAATAGCTTGAACCCACTTATAAGCtctcttgaaattttgaaaaggtaTCATGCAAGTtctcatctttctttttcagttcattcatttcattttgcatgcttttcacaaattttttttttagctcaATCTCAGTCATAGCTAGGGTCTCATTCTCAACCTTAAGCTTTGATATGATGTTTTTGTATTTCATGgtcttttcttcaaattcaaatactAAGTCATCATATGCATCTTGTAACTCATGAGATGAATATGTATTTTCATCAAGCATATGTGAATGAAGATCATAAGAGGTAGAACATACCTCATAGTCATCAAGTGGAGTGAGACAAAGGTTTGCAACCTCATCGTCTCCCTCATCTTGAGAGTCATCATTATCACTCTAAGTGttcatcatttcctttttcttgaagTTTCTTACAGTGTTCTTTTTGTTTGGGCATTCATATTTGGTGTGTCTCGACtccttataattataacatatcaAATTATCTTTGGTATGCTCTCTCTTTGGCACATCTTTCCTTGTAGGTCTTTTATCTctataatttttcttcacaaaCTTGCTAAATCTCTTGGCTAGCATAGCCATATCCCCATCCTCCTCACTCTCACTTTTTGTGCttcttccttcctttttaACTAGGAATTTAAGGgttattctctttttcttagtATTTTCCTTCTTAGCTTCCTCTCTTTCACTCCCATGTTTTAAAGTCATTTCATAAGTGAGTAGAGATTTCACAAGTTCATctaattttaagttgttgacgTTTCTAGCTTCCTTTATAGCTGTTACTTTGGGTTTCCATGATTTGGGTAGGCTATAAAGTAATTTCTTAACAAGTTGAGCATTGGGAAAGTCTTTCCCTAAGGCTTTCAATCCGCCAACAATGTtgatgaatttcttaaacattTGGTAAATGGACTCACCCTTCTTTATTCTAAACAACTCATAGTCAACTGTAAGTAGTCCTATTTCAAATTCCTAAACTTGGTTGGTTCCTTCATATGTGGTTTCGAAAGTATCCTAAATTTGTTTTGCATTTTCACACATAGACGTCTTATTGAGTTCGGTAGCACCTAAGGAACATAGAAGAGTATCGTATGCTTTACAATtgatttgtttcaattttttttctttttcatcccATTTTTTTTAGTCTTAATCACTATCTTACAATCTACTTCTTTTTAAGTACATGTGGACCATCTAAAATCACATTCCACACTTTTAAATCCATAGATTGAATAAACATTTatgttctctttttttaataggGGTAGTTTGTACTTATAAAGAGAAGAGGCCTTTTGGATAGATTGCCTTTCACCAAAAATGGTTTTTGTAATCTccattttaataatttgagCTTTATTTATGGATCACTCAAGGCTATTAATGTAGTAAGCTCAAATTAACTAAGACGAAGATGGGATGAATTGGGctttttgaaaaatcttttcaaactcaatgaaaaatcaaatttcctTCAACCAAATTTTTCTACTTGAGTTGATAACCAAAGagttaatatttttcaaaagaaaatgcagcaatgaaaaccaaaacaaaaacaaaagtaaaagcACAAGTATTTTAATAGAGGTTCGGTTTTCTCAAATGCCTATATTCTCTCTCTTGGCTCACCAAGGAGTTTTAAATCCACTATGAAAAATGCTTTTTAACAGGATCAAGAAAAATCTTTACAATGCCTTTTTCTAAGCTCAATCACAACCCTTACAATCGCATTTTACGGGCCTTAAGCGCAACCTTTACAATGCCTTTTCACAAGAGCAAGCACAACCTtcactaacttttcaaggctaagttagaacctttacaaGAATGGATACAAAGATTGAATAGCAATAAATGCCTTTCAAAGGCTGGTGAGCTAAGTGTTTACACTTGTGAATAATGAGTTCAATAAATATCAAGAAAATCAGCTCAATAAAAGCTTTGAATGCTTTGAAGGAATACTTGAATGAAGTGTGGAaaggaataaatgattttaaagctttctCAAGTGTGGGAGCAATTTTCAGAGTTTTTTCTTACTTCAAAATAAGTGGGAGACCTTTTTTCAAACCCTTTTGAAAGAATAGAGCCATTAAACACAATTTGGTACTAAAAATAGCCTTTGAGAGTATTAATTTATTGGCTGTCATGTCACTAGGGTCGAGTATAAGAGTGATGGAGTCAACCctcaatttgaaatttttcaaatcTTGCTCCAAGGGTCGAGCTTTTAATATTGAAGTCAACCCTCAACTCGAGGCAaccttcattttttctttccttgttttgcAATCAAGTATTCCTTGACTAGAGTTTACCTTTTAagctttcttcaatttttttttctcaagttTCTACCTTAGGTTTGAGTTTGGTGATTTTGTAGTTGACTTAAAACCCAAGCCTTTTACTTCACTTCACTTCactctttcttcattttttcatGTAGGGTCGAGTATAAAGAGGTTGTAGTTAAGCCTTAATTAGAAAAATGTTTGCTCTTGATTTCCTCTAACCAAAAACTCAAGGTTTTGAAAACTTCTTGATCTTTTCTAAATATAAGGGACTTAGCAAACATTTCTAAAACCTTAGAATATTAGAATAACAAGTCAAAACATTTCAAGTGCTTGTgatc from Theobroma cacao cultivar B97-61/B2 chromosome 9, Criollo_cocoa_genome_V2, whole genome shotgun sequence harbors:
- the LOC18589384 gene encoding uncharacterized protein LOC18589384; the encoded protein is MGEQAFFDRMMGHLRSTCKYYTGYPKDLGPSRVIHFTSEREFVQLLHQGRPVVVAFTIRGNYTMHLDRVLEEAAAEFYPNVKFMRVECPKYPGFCITRQKKEYPFIEIFHSPEQAADQGRVADKSITRYSVKVLPFNYDLSAYGFREFFKRHGIQT